The window ACATGGATTAGTGTTTAATGACATTGTAAAACCAACTAATAAACCAAGAAAAATAACAAAAGTTACATTCTTTAATAATTCATCAGCATATGAAATAGGACAAAAAGACTTAGAACAAGCAGGATTAGAAAACTTAGATACTGGTAACCCATATGAAAAACCACAAATTAAATTTAGTAATGGTAAAACAACAACTAAATTTAAAATTACAGATAATAATTTAAGTACTAATGCAATAAGTAATTTATTAACATTTAAAAAATATGCAGAAAATGGAGATAGTGCATTTACTGGAACAGTTATAGTAAATCCTGAAGCTACTCAACTAAAACAATATTTAGAATCGGTAGGATTTACTGTTGAATTTGATAATCAATATGAAATTTCATAAAAGGAGAAATAATGAAAAAATTAAAATATATTTTACCTGTTTTAATTACTTTAGCTACTATTCCACCATTATTAGCAATTAGCTGTTCAAATAATAGTAATAATAATACAAATACAAACAACACCATTGATACTAATAATAAAGATGATTTAATAGAAAATAAATCATTTGATGAACTATATGACTTCAATTTAAAACAAGGTAAAAAAGAAGATTACAGTCCAGAAACAATAAAATCTCAACAAAATCTACTTTTAGATATTAAAGTTAAAAAACAATTTGAATCACAAATTTCTATTCGTCTTTTAGATGTTATAGAAGAAAATAATGCAACAGGTAATTTATCTTTATCAATTGAAATTACTAATAAAAAAACAAATAATAAAACTCTTAAAAAATATCCATTAACAGGATTTAAAAAAACAATAAATGGAATTTCTGATGATGGAACAATTAAATACAATCCAAATATTACAAATGATAAACTAAGTGAGTATCAAAACTTATCTCAAGCACAAAGATTTAAAGAAGATAATGATAAATATATTGCTGGTTTAAAAAGACAATATCAAAATCAACCAGTAGATCAAGTTAGACCTGATTTAAAATATAATCCCAATCATGCATCTAAATTTAACTATATAGCAAAAACTATTGGCATCGATAATTATGAAAATAGTGCATACAAAGGCTTTACATTACCAGTTTATAAAGAAAATGGAGACATAGAAGGTTTATCATTAACTCCAACTGCAGCGCCTGAATTATTTTCAAATATTGATTTTATAGGAGATAGAGATCCTTTTCAATCAGTTGGTTTAGCTAGAATGCTACCTAATCAAAAATATAAAGATATAGCATTACAAACATTTATTGGTGATTTTACATATCAAAATAAATTGGAAAAAGAAATATCATCATACCAAAGAGCAATTGAAGAAGTTTCTAAATGAACAGAAAATGATCCTAAATTAACTAAATTTAAACAAAATTCTATTAAAGAAGTGGAAGACAATAAACAAAGAGAAGAAAATTTATATCAAATTAAATTATCTAAAACTCAAAATATAAAAGATAAAGAATCTCTAACAAATCAACACCGTAAAAAAATAGCAGAACTAGATCAAGAAATTCAAAAAATTAATGGTTATACAAAACAATTTATTATTAATGAATATACAAAAGAAATTGAAAAATTTAAAGAACAAGCAAAAGGTAACAAATTATTTTCAGCATCAGGAACTTTATGATTAATAGATTATGAAATTCCACAAGGACAAGATTATCCAACAAAATGATTTTTTGCAACAAATTCACATGTCGCAAAATTAATGTCAAATCCTACATTTAGTGGATTTTCATTAACAAGATTAAATTCTAATGTGGGAATTAATACAAAATTAAAAACAACAGGTTTTGATACACATTATAAAACATATTCATTTAGTGGTAATGGTGTTAAACAATATGTAACTAAAGTATATGATGCATTAGATTATTTAAATACTTCTCCTTCTGATTTTTTAGCAAATAACTTAAAAGAAAAATATAAAGATGTAGAAGAAATGGCAGATTTTGCAGTTATTGAAGTTGATTTTGAAGAATTATTTAAAAATAATAATGAAGTTATAACTGATCGACCAACTGATATTCAAACAAAAGTAAAAGAAATTACAAACGATTATTATAATCTCCCTGATAATAAAAAATCAAACTTTTTATCTACATCATATTTAGAAAATTATGACAAAATTGATTATCAACTTATTTATTTACCAAATCAAGAAAAGAAACAAACAGATGAATTATTTGCTCTAGGATATCCTGTTTCAACTAATGACTTTTTCTTAAGCCCAAATGAAGATAAAAAAGAATATGATGCAAAAAAAGGAACTAGTTCATTATGAGTAAATTCAGATTATAGATTTTATTATGCAGATACTCAAGGTGAAGATGGACCTTCAAATATTAAACAAGATAGATTAGATAAAGGAAATTATTTATCTTATCAAATTGGATTAAGGACATTTTCTAATAAACCAGGTATAAATGACGCATTTTTAGTTGCTCCAATTAGAGGTAATGAATTATATGAAACTTATAATGAAAAAGGTGAATATAAACAATATTTTAACACTGGTCTTCAATATATGTTAAGACACTTTGTTCCAACAGGTGGATCATCAGGTTCAAGTGTAAGAAATCAAGACAATAAAATAATTGGATTACATAGTACAATAATTGATGCTGCCAAAACAGATTTTGTTGTTGCATTAAGATCTGAAGGATTTGATTATCAAGGTGCTTTTGGAAAATATAACTTACCTCAATATGACTTAATTTATGGTGGAGGTAAAAACCAAAAAACATCATATAGAGAAGCATTAGAAAAATTACATAATAATAAAAAATTAGGACATACTTGATTATTTAAAACAGGATTTTCAATTAACGATATACCAAAAGAATTTAAATTTAAGGAAATGGACAAATAATGTTATTTAAAAGAAACATACAAACTCAGCAAACTTTCGATGATTACAAATCATTAAAACTACTACATATAAAAAATCAACAAACAAAAATATATAAAATAATTGTTCAAATGTTATTGTTAGTTGGATCATTATTTATTTTCATTTTTGCAAGCAATACTATATTTGCAAAAAATCTTTTACCTAATAATGATATTCAATATTTCTTTAATTTTGAAAATCCATTATTTAAACAAATTAATTTATTAATTTTAATTCGTTTTGTATTTTTATGTATTTTATTTTTCTATCCACTTATAAAAACGCATACAGATTTAGTTTTAAATAAACAAAAAACTAAAAAATATTTACCTTGATATATTTTTTATATAAGTATTGCAATTTCAGCTCTTGTTTTATTTTTTGTTTTAAATAAAACTTATACAACAAATCTTTTATATCTATGTTTTAGTCTAATTATTATTTATATAGTTGATGCAAGTTATAGTATTTATTTATATTTTGTTAATAAAAAAATATCACCAGAAGAAAACAAAAATAGCAAATGAGTATTTATTAGTTTAATTGCTAAATTTATTATTGTTTTATTTATTTTTTCTACATTATTAGCTTGAAAATTTAGTGCAAGATTAGACAATGATTTTTATTTACTAGTTGAATCAAATAAATTTTACGATTTTATAACTAATTTATTTTCAATAAAAAGTGTAACTAATTTTATAATCATTATTGTATTTATATTATTTGCATTATTTACTTTATTTTTTAGTTTTATAAATGTATTTTGATTATTAATAGATAAAAACAAAGCAATACCATATATAAAAAGTAATTTAAGAACTGTTTTGATTGTATTTATTCCATTAGTATTATGAGTACTAACTACATTTAACCAAATTCAAACACCAATAAGTTATGTAGATTCACAACCTATTGCAACTAATTATTTATATTTATTATTTTTAATAATTCCTATTACTGCTTTAACTTTATATTTAGTTATTACATTCACTAAAAAATGAAATATAAAAAGTGCATTAATAAATTCAACATTATTTTGAAGTTTACAAATTATTTTCTGATTAACTTATTGATTACAAACATTTTTAAATGAAAATCAACTAATTAACAATAGTATTTTATTTATAACATTAATTTTTGTAATTATTACATTTACTATTCATTACTTAAAAAATATAAAATATACATCTAGAATTAACTTATTATTTGCATTTAGTTACTTTGTCTTAATAAGTGTAATGATTTTCGTAAATACTATTAATGTAATTGCATTAAGTAATTCAAATAATAATTTTAATTACATCTCAATAAATATGTCACTAGATGAAATCTTTACTGTTTTATTATTAATATTTAGTTTAAGTATTTTAATTACTCAATCAGTTAGATTTTGAATTGAATTTAATAAATTAGCTAAATATTCACCACAAAAAGAGGTATCTCATGAAATTTAAATTAAAAAAACAACAAATCAAAGAAGAAATAAATACATTTGATTTATACAAAGATTATACAAATATTATTGAAAGCGATAATTTTATTACATTTGAGCAATTATCAGCAACTATCTTACTGAAAATGGGTTTAGGTTTTAATTCCCCAATTTATGTAGAATTTGTCGAAAAATTTAAAAAAGCATTGACAAATAAATGAGATTTATTGTTTAAAAACTTTGTTATTACTTTTAATATTAATCTAAAATTTAGCAATGACGTTTTAATTCCAATGATTACTACAACTGAACAATCATCTAATACTACTCTAAATTTTTATCAAGATAAAAATGAAGAATTTAATAAATTTTTAATATTGTTTAATAATGAATTAACAAATTTATTAGATAAAAACTTCAGTGTTGAAATATTTTATGAATTAGCAATTTTCAAATCTAAAGAAACAAATAATTTAAAACTATTATTTAGCAAAGAAAATGTTGAAAGAATTTAAATGTATTTAGAAAAAGAAAAACAACGTAAAAAAAATCTCGAAAAAATTTATAAAGACGTCACTAACAAAAAAAATATTTTGCTAATTGATATTTTAAAATTAAACAAAAAAATGCAATTTTATGTTAATAAAGCTTTATTTAATAAAGAAACATTAATGGCTTTAAAAAATGAATACAGTGTTAAAAATTCTTTTATCACATCAAAAAATTTAATTTTTACAAATAAAAATACAAAAATTTCAAAATTCTTTAATAAAGAGAAAAGATTATGAATCTATTTAACAGAAGAACAAAAACACTCAACAGATTCATATTCAAGATATGAAAAATTAATTTTAAGTAAAATAACAAAATCAAACAATGATTTTATTACGATTGGTTCAAGAGCTTATGAATTTTCTTTAGAAAATAAGTTAAATGTTTTAAAAAATTATACAAATGATGAAAAAACTGATGATTTAGCTATTAAATTAAGTTATTTAATAAAACATCTATATTTAGAAAACAAATATTCATCTGTTCAAATGGTAATTAATACAAATAAAAATAAAAAACAAGAATTTACATTATTACCACTTGAAAAATTTGATATTAATAAATTTATTTTTAATAAAAATGAAACATTTAATAATGAAGTTAAAAATTTTCAAATTTATCCAGATTTAACAGCATTCATTGA is drawn from Mycoplasma miroungirhinis and contains these coding sequences:
- a CDS encoding MSC_0622 family F1-like ATPase gamma subunit — translated: MYLEKEKQRKKNLEKIYKDVTNKKNILLIDILKLNKKMQFYVNKALFNKETLMALKNEYSVKNSFITSKNLIFTNKNTKISKFFNKEKRLWIYLTEEQKHSTDSYSRYEKLILSKITKSNNDFITIGSRAYEFSLENKLNVLKNYTNDEKTDDLAIKLSYLIKHLYLENKYSSVQMVINTNKNKKQEFTLLPLEKFDINKFIFNKNETFNNEVKNFQIYPDLTAFIENEVNIFLENAIQSLIIESNFFNAKNNLITANQIINQLDEEIDKMHKHIIKAKREKEIEDIVMYFTKSKETKNNNEK
- a CDS encoding DUF2714 domain-containing protein; amino-acid sequence: MKFKLKKQQIKEEINTFDLYKDYTNIIESDNFITFEQLSATILLKMGLGFNSPIYVEFVEKFKKALTNKWDLLFKNFVITFNINLKFSNDVLIPMITTTEQSSNTTLNFYQDKNEEFNKFLILFNNELTNLLDKNFSVEIFYELAIFKSKETNNLKLLFSKENVERI
- a CDS encoding MSC_0624 family F1-like ATPase-associated membrane protein, with translation MLFKRNIQTQQTFDDYKSLKLLHIKNQQTKIYKIIVQMLLLVGSLFIFIFASNTIFAKNLLPNNDIQYFFNFENPLFKQINLLILIRFVFLCILFFYPLIKTHTDLVLNKQKTKKYLPWYIFYISIAISALVLFFVLNKTYTTNLLYLCFSLIIIYIVDASYSIYLYFVNKKISPEENKNSKWVFISLIAKFIIVLFIFSTLLAWKFSARLDNDFYLLVESNKFYDFITNLFSIKSVTNFIIIIVFILFALFTLFFSFINVFWLLIDKNKAIPYIKSNLRTVLIVFIPLVLWVLTTFNQIQTPISYVDSQPIATNYLYLLFLIIPITALTLYLVITFTKKWNIKSALINSTLFWSLQIIFWLTYWLQTFLNENQLINNSILFITLIFVIITFTIHYLKNIKYTSRINLLFAFSYFVLISVMIFVNTINVIALSNSNNNFNYISINMSLDEIFTVLLLIFSLSILITQSVRFWIEFNKLAKYSPQKEVSHEI
- the mip gene encoding Ig-specific serine endopeptidase MIP translates to MKKLKYILPVLITLATIPPLLAISCSNNSNNNTNTNNTIDTNNKDDLIENKSFDELYDFNLKQGKKEDYSPETIKSQQNLLLDIKVKKQFESQISIRLLDVIEENNATGNLSLSIEITNKKTNNKTLKKYPLTGFKKTINGISDDGTIKYNPNITNDKLSEYQNLSQAQRFKEDNDKYIAGLKRQYQNQPVDQVRPDLKYNPNHASKFNYIAKTIGIDNYENSAYKGFTLPVYKENGDIEGLSLTPTAAPELFSNIDFIGDRDPFQSVGLARMLPNQKYKDIALQTFIGDFTYQNKLEKEISSYQRAIEEVSKWTENDPKLTKFKQNSIKEVEDNKQREENLYQIKLSKTQNIKDKESLTNQHRKKIAELDQEIQKINGYTKQFIINEYTKEIEKFKEQAKGNKLFSASGTLWLIDYEIPQGQDYPTKWFFATNSHVAKLMSNPTFSGFSLTRLNSNVGINTKLKTTGFDTHYKTYSFSGNGVKQYVTKVYDALDYLNTSPSDFLANNLKEKYKDVEEMADFAVIEVDFEELFKNNNEVITDRPTDIQTKVKEITNDYYNLPDNKKSNFLSTSYLENYDKIDYQLIYLPNQEKKQTDELFALGYPVSTNDFFLSPNEDKKEYDAKKGTSSLWVNSDYRFYYADTQGEDGPSNIKQDRLDKGNYLSYQIGLRTFSNKPGINDAFLVAPIRGNELYETYNEKGEYKQYFNTGLQYMLRHFVPTGGSSGSSVRNQDNKIIGLHSTIIDAAKTDFVVALRSEGFDYQGAFGKYNLPQYDLIYGGGKNQKTSYREALEKLHNNKKLGHTWLFKTGFSINDIPKEFKFKEMDK